In one Arenibacter antarcticus genomic region, the following are encoded:
- a CDS encoding PLP-dependent aspartate aminotransferase family protein — MAQNKKGLNTVCTHTGELEDKTYKGAISPLYMSTSYAFEDVDVKRYPRYFNTPNQVGLAIKIAALEHAEAALIFGSGMAAISTSLLAFLRAGDHIVLQKTLYGGTYNLVTEEFEKFGISYSFTDGLHATDFEEKIQNNTKVIYIETPSNPLLTITDLKAVAEISKKHGIVSMIDNTFASPVNQNPLDFGIDVVIHSATKYMGGHSDICAGAVASSEENMQQIFHLAKNLGGSLSDYTVWLLERSIKTMGIRVRAQNQNAQRMAEYLLSNEDIDAVYYPGLPSHPDHEIAKSQMKGFGGMLSFELKPKFDASKFQKSLELIKPSMSLAGVESTTLSPTLTSHSLLSAEERKRQGIADGLIRFSVGIEETEDLIHDIEQALRKVKEAIKLSI, encoded by the coding sequence ATGGCTCAAAATAAGAAAGGTTTAAACACGGTATGCACCCATACTGGTGAATTGGAGGACAAAACGTATAAGGGTGCCATTTCACCCCTATATATGAGTACATCTTACGCATTTGAAGATGTGGATGTAAAACGTTACCCTAGGTATTTCAATACCCCCAATCAAGTGGGACTGGCAATAAAGATTGCTGCGCTAGAACATGCAGAAGCTGCCCTTATATTCGGTAGCGGTATGGCTGCGATCAGCACCTCACTTTTGGCCTTTTTGAGGGCTGGAGATCATATTGTATTGCAAAAAACTTTATATGGAGGCACCTACAATTTGGTGACGGAAGAATTTGAGAAATTTGGTATTTCCTATTCTTTTACAGACGGCTTACATGCAACGGATTTTGAAGAAAAAATCCAAAACAACACCAAGGTCATCTATATAGAGACTCCATCCAATCCCTTATTGACCATTACGGATCTAAAGGCTGTTGCGGAGATCTCTAAAAAGCACGGAATTGTGTCTATGATAGACAATACTTTTGCAAGTCCAGTTAATCAGAATCCGCTGGATTTTGGTATTGATGTGGTCATCCACAGTGCTACTAAATATATGGGCGGACATTCGGATATATGCGCAGGGGCGGTCGCTTCTTCGGAAGAAAATATGCAGCAGATCTTCCATCTGGCCAAAAATCTAGGAGGTAGTCTAAGTGATTATACGGTTTGGTTGTTGGAAAGAAGTATTAAAACCATGGGAATCAGGGTAAGGGCACAGAACCAAAATGCGCAACGGATGGCTGAATATCTATTAAGCAACGAAGATATTGATGCGGTGTACTACCCTGGTCTACCGTCTCATCCAGACCATGAAATTGCCAAGTCTCAAATGAAAGGTTTTGGAGGGATGCTTTCCTTTGAGCTGAAACCTAAATTTGACGCTTCAAAATTTCAAAAATCCTTAGAGTTGATAAAACCTTCCATGAGTCTTGCTGGTGTGGAAAGCACCACCTTGTCTCCAACACTCACCTCACATTCTCTACTAAGTGCGGAAGAACGCAAAAGGCAAGGTATTGCAGATGGACTGATTCGATTTTCAGTAGGAATTGAGGAAACCGAAGATTTGATACATGATATTGAGCAAGCCTTAAGAAAAGTTAAAGAAGCCATTAAGCTGTCGATTTAA
- a CDS encoding mechanosensitive ion channel domain-containing protein: MELLYLEYKNELFGTIICFLVLMILKYLGAKTIRKVGKLSDINEVRTRLIVKYSTAGLTAFGILALILIWGVDFKEIGLVFSSVFAVIGVALFAQWSILSNITAGIILFFSFPFKIGDRIKIMDKEIELPHEIYVIEDIRAFHIHLRRTNGELFTYPNNLMLQKAVGLATTYEKSIGNTSDL; encoded by the coding sequence ATGGAACTACTTTACCTTGAATATAAGAACGAACTTTTTGGCACTATCATATGCTTTTTAGTATTGATGATACTGAAATATTTAGGTGCCAAAACCATCAGAAAAGTTGGGAAACTTAGTGATATTAATGAGGTTAGGACCCGCTTAATCGTAAAATACTCCACTGCTGGTCTAACCGCATTTGGTATTCTTGCCCTGATCCTAATTTGGGGGGTGGATTTTAAAGAAATTGGCCTTGTTTTTTCATCTGTTTTTGCGGTGATAGGAGTAGCACTTTTCGCACAATGGTCCATTTTGAGTAATATAACCGCTGGGATTATCCTATTCTTCTCCTTTCCCTTTAAGATTGGGGACCGGATTAAAATTATGGATAAGGAGATAGAATTACCGCACGAAATTTATGTTATTGAGGATATTAGGGCTTTTCACATTCACCTAAGAAGAACCAACGGAGAACTCTTTACCTATCCCAACAATCTAATGCTCCAAAAGGCAGTGGGTCTAGCAACAACCTACGAAAAATCTATAGGTAACACCAGTGATTTATAA
- the ccsA gene encoding cytochrome c biogenesis protein CcsA, whose amino-acid sequence MTELLKKIFFSSRLMAVLFIVFATAMAFGTFIESWYSTDTARIWIYNATWFEAIMVFFVINFIGNISRYRLLRKEKWAVLMLHLSWILIIVGAFVTRYISFEGMMPIREGKTENVFYSDKTYLTVYVDGEIDQERKRKVLEDGILVTKQALKSNLPWTSDFNGQPFTVSYVDFIEGAKEGLIEDPNGNEFLKIVESGEGERHDHYLENGEVASIHNVLFALNKYTAGAINITIADGEYKIDSPFEGQFLRMADQFQGEVAKDSLQEFQLRSLYSMAGMQFVIPDPMVKGDYGIVPIPENEKTDNDTDALVLDITSNGETVRKKFLGTKGMSNFSGGFEVGGLEFNISYGSKVYTLPFAIKLNDFIAERHPGTENSYSSFMSKVTVEDERPFDYDIYMNHILEHKGYRFFQASFHPDEKGTVLSVNHDFWGTWITYIGYFLLYTGLMGIMFFGKTRFKDLGVALEKLKKKQAKMAMVLMFVTGFTMVAQDPSTVDEHAHSNVPTAEQIDSLLHAITPSKEHAANFAKLVIQDAGGRMKPINTFSSELLRKLSLKDKYTDFNSDQVFLSMMLNAPAWYNAEFIALDKKGQNDSLRKIIGVPLDKNYVKATDFFDSKGQYKLAPYLKDAYSTNTPNQFQKDFKSIDERLILLNRALGGEIVKIFPLLNHENNKWISAVEFRGGQYPVADSLYANFIKNAVPFYLMSLEKAVNTGDYSEADKLLAAFKKNQENHGSEVLPSKSKVKAEIFYNKADIYNKLYKYYALAGLLMFTLLVFQIIKDRKALRISISTLKVIIYLFFIAHTLGLGLRWYISGHAPWSDAYESILYVSWATLGMGLLFAKKSNMTVAASTFVTSMLLFVAHQSWVDPSIANLVPVLDSYWLMVHVSIIVGSYGPLTVGMILGVVCLLLITLTNEKNKEKMKLNLQELTIINELCLTVGLAMLTIGNFLGGQWANESWGRYWGWDPKETWALVSIMIYAFVLHVRLVPGLRSSWTFNFLSVISFGSIMMTYFGVNFYLVGLHSYASGAQVITPTFIYYTVVGVVLLGGVSYWRYKKHYAK is encoded by the coding sequence ATGACCGAACTCTTAAAAAAGATTTTCTTTTCCAGTCGATTGATGGCCGTTTTATTTATTGTATTTGCAACAGCCATGGCTTTTGGAACCTTTATAGAAAGCTGGTATAGTACTGATACCGCTAGGATATGGATCTATAATGCCACTTGGTTTGAGGCGATCATGGTATTTTTTGTCATTAATTTTATTGGTAATATATCGCGATATAGATTGTTGCGAAAAGAAAAATGGGCGGTCTTAATGCTACACCTTTCTTGGATATTGATTATTGTGGGCGCTTTTGTTACCCGCTACATCAGTTTTGAAGGAATGATGCCTATAAGAGAGGGGAAAACCGAAAATGTGTTTTATTCCGATAAAACCTATTTAACAGTGTATGTAGATGGGGAAATTGACCAAGAACGGAAACGCAAAGTTTTAGAAGATGGTATTTTAGTAACAAAGCAGGCTCTTAAGTCAAACTTACCTTGGACCTCAGATTTTAATGGTCAACCCTTTACTGTTTCGTACGTAGATTTTATAGAAGGGGCAAAGGAAGGATTAATTGAAGATCCTAACGGAAATGAATTCCTGAAAATTGTTGAATCGGGTGAAGGGGAAAGGCATGATCATTACTTGGAGAATGGAGAGGTAGCCAGTATTCATAATGTCCTTTTTGCACTTAATAAATATACTGCAGGAGCTATCAATATAACGATCGCTGATGGGGAATATAAGATAGATTCGCCCTTTGAAGGGCAGTTTCTACGCATGGCAGATCAGTTTCAGGGCGAAGTGGCTAAGGATAGCCTTCAGGAATTCCAGCTTAGATCCTTGTACTCTATGGCGGGAATGCAATTCGTAATCCCAGATCCAATGGTGAAAGGTGACTATGGAATTGTGCCTATTCCCGAAAACGAAAAAACGGATAATGATACCGATGCTTTGGTTTTGGATATCACCAGTAATGGAGAGACAGTACGTAAAAAATTTTTAGGGACCAAAGGAATGTCCAATTTTTCAGGAGGTTTTGAGGTAGGTGGACTGGAATTCAATATTAGTTATGGCTCAAAAGTATATACCTTGCCTTTTGCCATTAAGTTGAACGATTTTATTGCGGAAAGACATCCTGGAACAGAAAATAGCTATTCCTCATTTATGAGTAAGGTAACTGTGGAAGACGAACGCCCTTTTGATTACGATATTTATATGAACCATATTTTGGAGCACAAGGGATACCGCTTCTTCCAGGCGAGTTTCCATCCGGATGAAAAAGGGACGGTATTGTCCGTAAACCACGATTTTTGGGGTACTTGGATAACCTATATAGGCTACTTTTTATTGTACACTGGTTTAATGGGGATCATGTTTTTTGGTAAGACAAGGTTTAAAGACCTCGGAGTTGCCTTGGAAAAATTAAAGAAGAAACAGGCGAAAATGGCAATGGTCCTTATGTTTGTGACCGGATTTACAATGGTTGCCCAAGACCCATCAACTGTAGACGAACATGCCCATAGCAATGTGCCTACAGCGGAACAGATAGATTCCCTTTTACACGCCATAACACCTTCTAAGGAACACGCAGCAAATTTTGCTAAATTAGTAATACAGGATGCGGGTGGCCGTATGAAGCCAATCAATACCTTCTCATCAGAGCTATTGCGGAAATTGAGTTTAAAAGACAAGTATACCGACTTTAATTCCGACCAAGTTTTCCTGTCCATGATGTTAAATGCTCCGGCCTGGTACAATGCAGAATTCATTGCATTGGATAAAAAGGGGCAGAATGACAGCCTAAGAAAGATAATTGGGGTACCACTTGATAAAAATTATGTAAAGGCTACGGATTTTTTCGATTCCAAAGGGCAGTATAAATTGGCACCTTACCTTAAAGATGCTTATAGCACCAATACTCCAAACCAGTTTCAAAAGGATTTTAAGAGTATAGATGAACGTCTTATACTTTTAAATAGAGCCTTGGGAGGCGAAATAGTAAAGATATTCCCCTTGCTCAACCATGAAAATAATAAGTGGATCTCTGCGGTGGAGTTTAGAGGAGGACAATACCCTGTTGCCGATTCCCTCTATGCTAATTTTATAAAAAACGCCGTTCCTTTTTATTTAATGAGCTTGGAGAAAGCGGTAAACACAGGTGACTATTCTGAAGCCGATAAATTATTGGCGGCCTTTAAGAAGAACCAAGAAAATCACGGGAGCGAAGTATTGCCCTCCAAGAGCAAGGTAAAGGCGGAAATATTTTACAATAAAGCCGATATATACAACAAGCTATACAAGTACTATGCACTGGCTGGACTATTGATGTTTACACTTTTGGTGTTCCAGATCATTAAAGATAGAAAAGCACTTCGCATCAGTATTTCAACCTTAAAGGTGATAATTTACCTGTTCTTTATTGCCCATACCCTTGGCTTGGGCCTCCGTTGGTATATTTCTGGACATGCTCCTTGGAGTGACGCCTATGAAAGTATCCTATATGTTTCCTGGGCTACCTTGGGGATGGGACTTTTGTTTGCAAAAAAGAGCAATATGACCGTTGCCGCATCTACCTTTGTAACATCAATGCTGTTATTTGTAGCACACCAAAGTTGGGTAGATCCCTCTATTGCCAATTTAGTACCAGTATTGGACAGTTATTGGCTAATGGTACACGTATCTATAATTGTGGGGAGTTATGGGCCATTAACAGTGGGGATGATATTAGGAGTGGTCTGTCTTCTTCTAATTACGTTGACCAATGAAAAGAATAAGGAGAAAATGAAGTTGAACCTTCAGGAACTTACCATTATAAACGAGCTTTGCCTTACTGTAGGATTGGCGATGTTGACTATTGGAAATTTCTTGGGCGGACAGTGGGCCAATGAAAGTTGGGGCCGTTATTGGGGATGGGATCCAAAGGAAACTTGGGCTTTGGTTTCCATAATGATATACGCCTTTGTACTACATGTTAGATTGGTTCCCGGATTAAGGAGCAGCTGGACCTTTAATTTTTTAAGCGTTATTTCTTTTGGAAGCATTATGATGACCTATTTTGGGGTTAATTTCTATCTAGTAGGGTTGCATAGCTACGCCAGTGGGGCGCAGGTAATAACCCCAACCTTTATATATTATACTGTTGTTGGAGTAGTGCTACTAGGAGGTGTTAGTTATTGGCGTTACAAGAAACACTATGCCAAGTAA
- a CDS encoding PIG-L family deacetylase: MRSFWVFFLGIILSCNLIFPQSPNKSSSSDIYHAIQKLNFLGTALYVAAHPDDENTKLISYLSNEVKAKTAYLSLTRGDGGQNLIGAELQELLGVLRTEELLAARRIDGGSQFFTRANDFGYSKHPKETLKLWNKEEVLSDIIWIIRNLKPDVIINRFDHRTPGSTHGHHTSSAMLSVEAFDLAANPKLYPEQLKTTEVWQPKRLFFNTSWWFYGSEEKFKKANKSNMLNLDVGVYYPLSGLSNNEIASLASSQHRCQGFGRLNVRGSENEYLELLKGDLPADKSNIFDGINTSWSRVEGGKAVGEILYNVEKNFDFTNPSIHLPQLLAGYKALQKVKDEHWRTRKLKELENIILSVSGLYLEATAAEPSMYPGGKLAVNIEALNRSDSGIILKNISVANQLPVHKAIPLQKNIKELFQIDLQIPSNTKFSNPYWLNNKWGIGMYQVDDQSLIGKPETPAAFTVTFELEFNGFPIHINKPVVYRYSKPDKGEIYQPFTVLPEATASFKDKVIIFSDNLPKEIPVTIKAHKDTIEGEIQLCFGNGWSVDQETKPFKIDKKGDQQLIRFLLTPPTTENENLISPMIRIDGKEISKELIEIEYDHIPKQTVLLPSESKVVRLNIFKSGDQIGYINGAGDEIPVSLEQIGYKVSIITPESINSGSLKKFDAIVVGIRAYNVVDALKFKQRYLLDYVKDGGNLIIQYNTSGRNSWDMEEFAPYPLTIGRDRVTDEASEVKILDTDHPLVNYPNKITLTDFNGWIQERGLYFPEKWSKEFTPILSMQDNGESPLEGSLLVAPYGNGYYVYTGLSFFRELPAGVTGAYRLFANMLSLTQEKSKEK; the protein is encoded by the coding sequence ATGCGCTCCTTTTGGGTATTCTTTCTAGGAATAATACTATCGTGTAACCTTATTTTTCCGCAATCGCCCAATAAAAGTAGCTCATCGGACATCTACCACGCCATTCAAAAACTCAATTTTTTAGGCACAGCACTATATGTTGCAGCACATCCAGATGACGAAAACACAAAACTTATTTCTTACCTCTCCAACGAGGTAAAAGCCAAAACCGCCTACCTCTCATTGACCCGAGGAGATGGTGGGCAAAATTTAATTGGGGCAGAGCTTCAGGAATTGTTGGGAGTACTCCGGACAGAGGAACTATTGGCCGCGAGGCGCATAGATGGCGGCAGCCAATTTTTCACTAGGGCCAATGACTTTGGGTATTCTAAACATCCGAAAGAAACCCTAAAACTTTGGAACAAAGAAGAGGTGCTAAGCGATATTATATGGATTATCCGTAATTTAAAACCTGATGTTATCATCAACAGGTTTGATCACCGCACCCCTGGATCTACCCATGGGCACCATACCTCTTCGGCTATGTTGAGTGTGGAGGCTTTTGATTTGGCCGCCAATCCAAAACTGTATCCAGAACAACTTAAAACTACAGAGGTTTGGCAACCAAAACGATTATTTTTCAACACCTCATGGTGGTTTTACGGGAGTGAGGAAAAATTTAAAAAAGCCAATAAATCCAATATGTTGAATTTGGATGTTGGTGTTTATTACCCCCTCAGCGGATTGTCTAACAATGAAATTGCTTCCCTTGCCAGTAGCCAACATCGTTGCCAAGGATTTGGTAGGTTGAACGTTCGCGGAAGTGAAAATGAATATTTGGAGCTTCTAAAAGGAGACCTTCCCGCTGATAAATCCAATATTTTTGATGGGATAAACACCAGCTGGTCTCGAGTTGAGGGCGGTAAAGCCGTTGGAGAAATTCTTTATAATGTGGAGAAAAATTTTGATTTCACCAACCCTTCAATACATCTACCACAGCTTCTTGCGGGCTACAAGGCATTACAGAAAGTAAAAGATGAGCATTGGCGTACACGGAAACTTAAGGAGTTAGAAAATATTATCCTTTCAGTAAGTGGACTTTATTTAGAAGCAACTGCAGCAGAACCATCTATGTACCCAGGCGGTAAATTAGCCGTAAATATAGAAGCCCTAAACAGGAGTGATTCTGGTATTATTCTAAAAAATATCTCCGTGGCCAACCAGCTGCCAGTACATAAAGCGATTCCCTTACAGAAAAACATAAAGGAATTGTTTCAAATAGATTTACAGATTCCCAGCAATACCAAATTTTCCAACCCCTATTGGTTAAATAACAAGTGGGGTATAGGTATGTATCAAGTAGACGACCAAAGCCTCATTGGAAAACCAGAGACCCCTGCGGCATTCACCGTAACCTTTGAACTGGAATTTAACGGATTTCCGATCCACATAAACAAACCTGTGGTATACCGTTATTCTAAACCCGATAAAGGAGAAATATACCAGCCGTTTACCGTTTTACCAGAGGCCACTGCCAGTTTTAAAGATAAGGTAATTATCTTTTCCGATAACCTACCCAAAGAAATTCCGGTAACCATAAAGGCCCATAAAGATACTATTGAAGGAGAAATTCAACTATGTTTTGGCAATGGATGGAGCGTAGATCAAGAAACAAAGCCTTTTAAAATTGATAAAAAAGGTGATCAACAGCTAATTCGTTTTCTATTAACTCCCCCTACAACAGAAAATGAGAATCTTATTTCTCCGATGATACGTATAGACGGCAAAGAGATTTCCAAAGAATTAATTGAGATTGAATATGACCATATTCCCAAACAAACTGTTTTATTGCCTTCAGAATCCAAGGTAGTGCGTTTAAACATTTTCAAATCAGGGGATCAAATAGGTTATATTAATGGTGCAGGGGATGAAATCCCAGTAAGTTTAGAGCAAATTGGATATAAAGTTTCTATTATTACCCCAGAATCCATAAATTCAGGATCGTTAAAAAAGTTTGATGCCATTGTGGTAGGAATCAGAGCATACAATGTAGTAGACGCATTAAAATTTAAACAACGCTATTTATTGGATTATGTAAAGGATGGCGGAAATCTGATCATTCAATACAACACTTCCGGCAGAAATAGTTGGGACATGGAAGAGTTTGCTCCCTACCCGCTCACTATCGGAAGAGACCGAGTAACGGATGAGGCTTCCGAGGTGAAAATTTTGGATACTGACCACCCACTAGTAAATTATCCGAATAAAATTACACTGACGGATTTTAATGGCTGGATCCAAGAACGCGGGTTGTATTTTCCTGAAAAATGGTCCAAGGAGTTTACTCCTATTTTATCTATGCAAGATAACGGGGAATCTCCTTTAGAAGGAAGTCTGCTTGTTGCTCCTTACGGCAATGGGTACTATGTTTATACAGGATTGAGTTTTTTTAGGGAACTCCCAGCAGGGGTGACTGGCGCATACAGGTTATTTGCCAATATGCTTTCCCTGACTCAGGAAAAATCAAAAGAGAAATAA
- a CDS encoding Rossmann-like and DUF2520 domain-containing protein: protein MISIVILGSGNVAKHLFDTFMEQKEVKILQVIGRNKVNLSYFKNAVEVSTDFNKIKDAEIYLIAVSDDAIAEVANALENKKGMVVHSSGSVPITALSHKNRRGVFYPLQSFSMGKTIDFKSVPICIEAENTADVELVGRLARMISNNVQEVSSKQRKSLHLAAVFVNNFTNHLFHIGHDICEDHNLPFHILLPLIKETVQKLDYMAPLDAQTGPARRNDISTIENHLNQLKNKNYKDIYALISKSISEKYGKEL from the coding sequence ATGATATCTATAGTAATTCTAGGATCGGGCAATGTGGCAAAACATTTGTTCGATACTTTTATGGAACAAAAGGAAGTCAAAATCCTTCAGGTAATCGGCCGAAACAAAGTCAACCTATCCTACTTTAAAAACGCGGTGGAGGTAAGTACTGATTTCAACAAAATTAAAGATGCCGAAATCTACTTAATTGCGGTGAGTGACGATGCCATTGCTGAAGTGGCCAACGCTTTGGAAAACAAAAAGGGGATGGTAGTGCATAGTTCGGGAAGTGTGCCCATAACTGCATTGAGTCACAAAAATAGAAGAGGTGTTTTTTATCCTCTTCAAAGTTTCAGTATGGGAAAAACCATCGATTTTAAGTCGGTCCCCATTTGCATTGAGGCCGAGAACACAGCGGATGTAGAGTTGGTTGGGCGCTTGGCTAGGATGATATCCAACAATGTGCAGGAAGTATCTTCGAAGCAAAGGAAATCCCTACATTTAGCGGCAGTATTTGTAAATAATTTCACCAATCACCTATTTCATATTGGACATGATATTTGCGAAGATCACAATTTGCCATTCCATATCCTGCTCCCTTTGATCAAGGAAACCGTACAAAAACTAGATTATATGGCTCCGCTAGATGCGCAGACGGGGCCGGCAAGAAGAAATGACATTAGTACCATTGAAAATCATTTAAATCAACTTAAAAATAAAAATTATAAGGATATTTACGCCTTGATAAGCAAATCGATCAGCGAAAAATATGGAAAAGAGCTATAA
- a CDS encoding septum formation inhibitor Maf — protein MKFKLIPVFFALCFFTAIVSCKKDIKSTESGFVGNSEIIPTKTKTEKTPLSKEFKEYWYSGKAEITSYRLEQARYGEIRDGKAVLIFVTEPFMADKQVKPDQPNSDHISVLKLNSTKKFLTGIYPYSIMNSSFYPVYDNQHAIKLTSSVQEWCGQVFTQLNNRSHFEVNSYSYFESEGDQYQELEKAHLENEIWNKIRINPNNLPTGKIKMVPSLEYLRLAHKELTSYEANVHLGNSGEKSVYTIAYPSLERTLSITFSNSFPFGIESWTESYKSGFGQDAKTLTSTASKIKTLKQAYWQENKNSDVFLRDSLGL, from the coding sequence ATGAAATTCAAGTTAATCCCAGTCTTTTTCGCACTTTGTTTTTTCACCGCAATTGTTTCTTGTAAAAAAGATATAAAATCTACTGAAAGCGGCTTTGTGGGAAACTCGGAAATTATCCCCACCAAAACTAAGACCGAAAAAACACCTTTATCAAAAGAGTTTAAGGAATATTGGTATAGCGGAAAGGCAGAAATCACCTCTTACAGACTAGAGCAAGCCAGATACGGGGAAATTAGGGATGGTAAAGCCGTCCTGATTTTTGTTACCGAACCTTTTATGGCGGATAAACAAGTAAAACCAGACCAGCCCAATTCGGACCATATTTCTGTATTAAAACTAAACAGTACCAAAAAATTCTTAACGGGAATATACCCGTACTCCATTATGAATAGTAGCTTCTATCCGGTTTATGACAACCAGCATGCTATAAAATTGACCTCTTCCGTACAGGAATGGTGTGGACAAGTCTTTACACAATTAAATAACAGATCGCATTTTGAGGTGAATTCCTATTCCTACTTCGAATCGGAAGGAGATCAATATCAAGAATTGGAAAAAGCACATTTGGAAAATGAAATATGGAACAAGATCCGTATCAATCCCAATAATTTACCCACGGGAAAGATCAAAATGGTCCCCTCCCTAGAATATCTTCGTTTGGCGCATAAGGAGTTAACGTCTTATGAGGCAAATGTCCACTTAGGGAACAGCGGCGAAAAAAGTGTTTACACTATTGCATACCCCTCATTGGAAAGAACACTATCTATTACCTTTTCAAATTCCTTCCCCTTTGGCATAGAAAGTTGGACAGAAAGTTATAAAAGTGGATTCGGACAAGATGCCAAGACCCTCACCTCTACAGCTTCAAAAATAAAAACATTAAAGCAGGCGTATTGGCAGGAAAACAAAAATAGTGATGTATTTTTGCGAGATAGCTTAGGACTATAA
- a CDS encoding Maf family nucleotide pyrophosphatase yields MLEDKFRNHTIILASASPRRQQYFKEMGIPFKVQTIPVDEVYPLDLQGEQISNYLAVLKASQFKDKLKENDILVTSDTVVWHNGKSLAKPQDKSEAVAMLKTLSNDWHQVITSVCFTTPLSQKVVAHKTKVKFKELSEGEIRHYVDHYKPFDKAGGYGIQEWIGLIGIEEIQGSYSNVVGLPTHLVYKTLIAMVD; encoded by the coding sequence ATGCTGGAAGATAAATTTCGTAATCACACTATAATTTTAGCGTCTGCCTCCCCCAGAAGGCAACAATATTTCAAAGAAATGGGGATTCCATTTAAGGTGCAAACCATTCCGGTGGACGAGGTTTATCCTTTAGACTTGCAAGGGGAACAAATATCCAACTATCTGGCGGTATTAAAAGCCTCACAGTTTAAGGATAAACTTAAGGAAAATGACATCTTGGTGACTTCCGATACCGTGGTCTGGCATAATGGAAAATCTCTGGCAAAGCCACAAGATAAATCGGAAGCTGTTGCCATGTTAAAAACGCTGTCCAATGACTGGCATCAGGTAATTACATCGGTCTGCTTCACGACTCCCCTGAGTCAAAAAGTAGTAGCTCATAAGACCAAAGTGAAGTTTAAGGAATTATCAGAAGGAGAGATTCGTCACTATGTAGACCATTATAAACCTTTTGATAAAGCAGGTGGCTATGGGATCCAGGAATGGATAGGCCTAATTGGTATCGAGGAAATCCAAGGCTCCTATTCCAACGTGGTAGGCTTGCCTACACATTTGGTCTATAAAACGTTAATAGCCATGGTAGACTAG
- a CDS encoding HAD family hydrolase, with translation MEKSYKELLQDITTFIFDVDGVFTDGKVIVTTDGELLRTMNVQDGYAVKVAIQQGYNVCIISGGTNEGVKLRLRGLGVTDIHMGAHHKIDPFDEYLDLYNIDPKNVLYMGDDIPDVPPLKIAGLPCCPQNAVPEVKSVSKYISHKNGGDGCVRDVIEQVLKIRGHWADNFSARND, from the coding sequence ATGGAAAAGAGCTATAAGGAACTATTACAGGATATAACCACATTTATATTTGATGTGGACGGCGTCTTTACCGACGGTAAAGTTATTGTAACTACCGATGGGGAATTGTTAAGGACTATGAATGTACAGGACGGATATGCCGTAAAGGTGGCCATACAGCAAGGGTATAATGTCTGTATAATTTCTGGAGGCACTAATGAGGGGGTGAAATTGCGTTTACGGGGCCTAGGAGTTACCGATATACATATGGGAGCTCATCACAAGATCGATCCATTTGACGAATACTTGGACCTTTACAATATTGACCCTAAGAACGTATTATATATGGGGGATGATATTCCCGACGTTCCTCCCTTAAAAATAGCGGGTTTACCCTGTTGCCCCCAAAATGCTGTCCCGGAGGTAAAATCCGTCTCCAAATACATCTCCCATAAAAATGGGGGCGATGGCTGTGTTAGAGACGTCATAGAGCAAGTTTTGAAGATAAGGGGCCATTGGGCCGATAATTTTAGCGCAAGAAACGACTAA